A region from the Actinoplanes sp. OR16 genome encodes:
- a CDS encoding DUF47 domain-containing protein, whose translation MKFSFRPVEGAFYDLFTKAASNLVKGTELLNELALPGVDVQSVADRLSDVEHDSDSITHELYKKINSTFITPFDREDIYSLGSQLDDVMDHLEAAGNLLYLYGLTDLPSLPREMHELVTVLDQQAKITAEAMPRLRSMKGLEEYWIEINRLENDGDRAYRMLLVRLFSGEYDALTVLKMKEVVDELEAACDAFEHVANTVETIAVKES comes from the coding sequence GTGAAGTTTTCATTCCGTCCCGTCGAGGGCGCCTTTTACGACCTCTTCACCAAGGCGGCGTCCAACCTGGTGAAGGGCACCGAGCTGCTCAACGAGCTCGCGCTGCCCGGTGTGGACGTGCAGTCGGTGGCGGACCGGCTCAGCGACGTGGAGCACGACAGCGACTCGATCACCCACGAGCTGTACAAGAAGATCAACTCGACGTTCATCACACCGTTCGACCGGGAGGACATCTACTCGCTGGGCTCGCAGCTCGACGACGTGATGGACCACCTGGAGGCGGCGGGCAACCTGCTCTACCTCTACGGGCTCACCGACCTGCCGTCGCTGCCCCGGGAGATGCACGAGCTCGTCACGGTCCTCGACCAGCAGGCGAAGATCACCGCTGAGGCGATGCCGCGGCTGCGCTCGATGAAGGGCCTCGAGGAGTACTGGATCGAGATCAACCGGCTGGAGAACGACGGCGACCGGGCGTACCGGATGCTGCTCGTCCGCCTCTTCTCCGGTGAATACGACGCGCTGACCGTGCTCAAGATGAAGGAGGTCGTCGACGAGCTCGAGGCCGCCTGTGACGCGTTCGAGCACGTGGCGAACACCGTCGAGACCATCGCGGTCAAGGAGTCCTAG